A genome region from Christensenella minuta includes the following:
- a CDS encoding response regulator transcription factor, which translates to MAKNILIVDDEPTLVKGLRFNLEQQEGYVIDVAYDGEEALNIFDPEKHDLILLDLMLPKIDGMEVCQKIRSVSEVPIIMLTAKGEDMDKIMGLEFGADDYMTKPFNMLELKARIKTILRRAGAQKTVADTQTIQVKDMKVNLINRSVEIKDEDVNLTAKEFDLLNLFITNRGKVFDRNTLLELVWKHQGDLRTVDVHIRRLREKIEQNPAKPEYILTKWGVGYYFTNK; encoded by the coding sequence ATGGCAAAAAATATTTTGATCGTGGATGACGAACCTACTCTGGTGAAAGGACTGCGTTTTAATCTGGAGCAGCAGGAAGGCTATGTGATCGACGTTGCTTATGACGGGGAAGAAGCACTCAATATTTTTGATCCGGAAAAGCATGATCTTATCCTTCTGGATTTGATGCTACCCAAAATTGACGGAATGGAAGTATGCCAGAAGATCCGCAGCGTTTCGGAGGTGCCTATTATCATGCTGACCGCCAAAGGGGAAGACATGGACAAGATTATGGGCTTGGAATTCGGCGCGGACGATTACATGACAAAACCGTTCAATATGCTTGAACTGAAAGCGCGTATTAAGACAATCCTCCGCCGTGCGGGTGCGCAAAAAACGGTGGCGGATACGCAGACGATCCAGGTGAAAGATATGAAGGTGAACCTGATTAACCGCAGCGTTGAGATTAAAGACGAGGATGTCAACCTTACTGCCAAAGAGTTTGACCTGCTGAATCTTTTTATTACGAACAGGGGCAAGGTATTCGACCGGAATACACTTTTGGAGCTCGTCTGGAAACATCAGGGAGATTTGCGTACTGTGGACGTACATATCCGCCGCCTGCGTGAAAAGATCGAACAAAACCCGGCAAAGCCGGAATATATTTTGACAAAATGGGGAGTTGGCTATTATTTTACGAACAAATAA
- a CDS encoding ComEC/Rec2 family competence protein gives MKRVLNSRPVAFLAFFLVLGIAAAYYLGLPEIFSLPAWILCGLIFVILFITGNKRMLIALYLLIFFLGAFLFQIQFHTDFPEFEVQETCRITGYVSDRSKMDSETHVYLLTNVMIGERDFNKKVILYSPEILQYGETVATEGEIVPPSPPRNPGDFDEEMYLAGKGAGFSLYRTSVETEGSRRSWYQYPFLIREKLAEKIDQILSEKSAPIAKAMFLGIKDEIPQEIRDGFSKTGIAHILAISGLHVAILSYAFNFLLKKLKAERKLRFAVNIILLLLYAALTGFAPSILRAVLMTIFVIIGRWKFAKRDTLVFLSAALIVTLLGNTAQLFSPGLLMSYGVVFGILCLNPPLTRAFRKIHLDKAKLDVPLATSCSATASVFPMTAYFFNNIALAAPLANFFAIPLAGVIVLFTGIGTVFALAAPQLGRILALPAELSIRGLTWLNEQIARSSLGFIEINGFPVWACIAIMAVIFLCSDYMLIKRKTRVLAVGALAGAVLFAGITAVPSVPVRAVILDVGTGDAIHISAEGKDYLIDNGGNLQYSNISDYAEKNRIVFEGVIVTNDRTKNLKQLAATNRIGALYVPGNYQAKEYDAQYPVKEYALYDKIQMSDNVLLENVGSDGKYQSLVLYYRGQPVCLFAQTMPEDMDFAEKVPVFKPAGGGKEGAVTNALLVQLQPQYAVISVKEKNRKELPSPAGIELLRANGVKLFTTAADGAVTILVNGQGNLQIQTEK, from the coding sequence ATGAAGCGCGTCTTAAACTCAAGACCTGTCGCTTTTCTTGCATTCTTTTTGGTGCTCGGTATTGCCGCGGCTTACTATCTTGGATTACCCGAGATTTTTTCGCTGCCCGCGTGGATTTTATGCGGTCTTATTTTTGTAATCCTTTTTATCACTGGAAACAAACGTATGCTTATTGCATTGTATCTGCTTATATTTTTTCTGGGCGCGTTTTTATTCCAGATACAGTTTCATACGGATTTTCCGGAATTTGAAGTACAGGAGACCTGCCGGATAACAGGGTATGTTTCCGACCGCTCCAAAATGGATTCAGAGACGCATGTCTATCTCCTGACGAATGTAATGATTGGAGAGCGGGATTTTAATAAAAAAGTCATACTATATTCTCCCGAAATACTTCAATATGGAGAAACGGTGGCGACGGAAGGGGAAATAGTCCCGCCGTCGCCACCGCGCAACCCGGGAGATTTCGACGAAGAAATGTATCTGGCCGGAAAAGGGGCCGGGTTCAGCCTGTACCGGACGTCGGTAGAAACGGAGGGAAGCCGGCGGTCATGGTACCAATATCCGTTTTTGATTCGTGAAAAACTGGCAGAAAAGATAGATCAAATTCTTTCAGAAAAAAGCGCGCCTATCGCTAAGGCAATGTTTCTGGGAATCAAAGACGAAATCCCGCAGGAGATCAGAGACGGCTTTTCAAAAACAGGGATTGCACATATTCTTGCGATTTCCGGCCTTCACGTTGCAATCCTCTCCTATGCGTTCAATTTTTTGCTCAAAAAGCTAAAGGCGGAGCGGAAACTGCGGTTTGCTGTCAATATCATCCTACTTCTGCTTTATGCTGCGCTGACGGGGTTTGCGCCTTCTATCCTGCGGGCGGTTCTGATGACGATATTTGTTATTATAGGGAGATGGAAATTCGCAAAGCGGGATACGCTCGTATTCCTGTCGGCAGCCCTCATAGTCACATTGCTCGGCAATACCGCCCAGCTTTTTTCGCCGGGGCTTTTAATGTCCTATGGCGTTGTATTCGGCATTTTGTGCTTAAACCCTCCGCTTACGCGGGCGTTCCGGAAGATTCATCTGGATAAAGCAAAACTTGATGTGCCGCTGGCCACTTCCTGCTCGGCGACAGCATCGGTTTTTCCCATGACCGCGTATTTTTTTAATAATATCGCGCTTGCCGCTCCGCTGGCAAATTTTTTTGCTATCCCGCTGGCTGGCGTTATTGTGCTGTTTACGGGTATTGGAACTGTCTTTGCGCTCGCTGCCCCGCAATTAGGCCGTATACTCGCCTTACCGGCAGAACTCTCCATCCGGGGCCTTACCTGGCTCAACGAGCAAATTGCCCGGAGCTCTTTGGGGTTTATAGAAATAAATGGATTCCCGGTCTGGGCCTGCATTGCCATTATGGCGGTTATCTTCCTATGTTCGGACTATATGCTGATTAAGCGGAAGACCCGAGTACTGGCTGTTGGAGCCCTTGCCGGAGCAGTTTTGTTTGCGGGAATTACAGCCGTACCGTCTGTGCCGGTACGTGCAGTCATACTGGACGTAGGAACAGGGGATGCAATTCATATTTCTGCAGAGGGGAAAGACTACCTGATCGATAACGGCGGTAATCTTCAATACTCCAATATCAGCGACTATGCTGAGAAAAACAGGATTGTATTTGAGGGGGTTATCGTGACGAACGACCGGACCAAAAATTTGAAACAGCTGGCGGCGACCAATCGTATCGGGGCCCTTTATGTTCCCGGAAATTACCAAGCCAAAGAATATGATGCACAATATCCCGTGAAAGAATATGCATTGTATGATAAAATACAGATGAGCGACAATGTCCTCCTTGAAAATGTGGGAAGTGACGGCAAATATCAGTCGCTGGTTTTATACTATCGGGGACAGCCGGTATGCCTGTTCGCACAGACTATGCCGGAAGATATGGATTTTGCGGAAAAAGTGCCCGTTTTCAAACCCGCGGGCGGAGGCAAAGAGGGCGCGGTAACAAATGCGCTGCTTGTGCAGCTTCAGCCGCAATATGCAGTGATCTCCGTAAAGGAAAAGAACAGGAAAGAGCTGCCAAGTCCGGCGGGCATAGAACTGCTTCGGGCAAACGGCGTCAAGCTGTTTACTACTGCGGCGGACGGAGCGGTGACGATTCTGGTAAACGGGCAGGGAAACCTTCAAATACAGACGGAAAAGTGA
- a CDS encoding ECF transporter S component — MDVKTRRLTTTAVTAALVYVVTILLVIQIPAVKGAYFNLGDVIIYCSAFILGGPYAAGAAAIGSGLADLTVGSTVYIPATVIIKACMALLVGFITKKSNALKQYAAACVAAALVMAFGYFGYEIFLVGFGGALLTLIPNLIQAGCGAVLAIVLYHPMVMMRTKLNLRMAA, encoded by the coding sequence ATGGATGTAAAGACAAGACGACTCACGACAACGGCGGTTACGGCAGCGCTGGTTTACGTAGTGACCATATTGCTGGTAATTCAGATACCTGCTGTGAAAGGCGCCTATTTCAATCTTGGAGATGTGATTATTTATTGCTCCGCCTTTATTTTGGGAGGACCGTATGCGGCGGGGGCCGCTGCAATTGGAAGCGGCCTTGCCGACCTCACCGTTGGTTCCACGGTATATATTCCGGCGACAGTTATTATCAAAGCCTGCATGGCGCTCCTTGTCGGGTTTATCACGAAAAAAAGTAATGCCTTAAAGCAATATGCCGCGGCGTGCGTGGCTGCAGCACTGGTTATGGCATTCGGATATTTTGGTTATGAAATATTCTTAGTGGGTTTCGGAGGGGCGCTGCTTACCCTGATCCCAAACCTGATTCAGGCGGGATGCGGCGCGGTGCTTGCAATCGTACTCTATCACCCGATGGTGATGATGAGGACGAAATTGAATTTGAGGATGGCGGCATGA
- the holA gene encoding DNA polymerase III subunit delta: protein MKAQEVLKQIKTGAVKNFIVLSGEDDAQVRQAFHATLSALDIQMPELNLSVFEDRPEPLAVVRSLETLPFMGERRVVVIKNTDILSSAASGELSAPFEKANLPAQNVLLIVQRGKADKRKAFVKYVMKNGMFVECNVMKDNELTAYIVQAAKRKNLLISARNAQALAALSDGDMGVIKSELEKLSSVCRGDITADDIEKYAVKSMQYNVYKIHDLMVGGHAREAYALIERMLAEDSNPIGFLTLLANNFRQMLVARACRDARFPEQKIISHIMQATGAWEFAARRALAQCKQFTARQIRRALEKLAQMDFDAKQGIISLKTDLYPLLVDIYMNANKKG from the coding sequence ATGAAAGCACAGGAAGTATTAAAACAGATCAAAACAGGTGCGGTTAAGAACTTCATTGTATTGAGCGGCGAAGACGACGCACAGGTCCGGCAGGCATTCCATGCTACTCTGTCAGCCTTGGATATACAGATGCCCGAATTGAATCTTTCGGTTTTCGAGGACCGCCCGGAGCCTTTAGCGGTGGTGCGTTCTCTTGAGACGCTGCCGTTTATGGGAGAACGCAGGGTCGTTGTCATTAAAAATACGGATATTCTTTCGTCCGCTGCTTCGGGGGAACTCAGCGCTCCGTTTGAAAAGGCCAATCTGCCGGCGCAAAATGTTCTGCTTATTGTACAACGTGGAAAGGCGGATAAACGAAAAGCATTCGTAAAATATGTTATGAAAAACGGAATGTTTGTTGAATGCAATGTGATGAAGGATAACGAGCTTACCGCCTATATTGTGCAAGCGGCCAAGCGCAAGAACCTTTTGATTTCCGCAAGGAATGCGCAAGCTCTTGCCGCGCTTTCAGACGGGGATATGGGCGTTATCAAAAGCGAGCTCGAAAAGCTTTCCTCCGTTTGCCGCGGGGATATTACTGCGGATGATATTGAAAAGTATGCCGTGAAGTCCATGCAGTATAATGTATACAAGATTCACGACCTGATGGTGGGCGGACACGCACGGGAGGCATATGCGCTTATTGAACGTATGCTTGCGGAAGACAGTAACCCGATTGGTTTCCTTACGCTCCTTGCCAATAATTTCCGCCAGATGCTGGTTGCGCGGGCATGCCGGGATGCGCGTTTTCCAGAGCAAAAAATTATTTCGCATATCATGCAGGCGACAGGGGCGTGGGAATTTGCCGCCCGCAGGGCACTCGCCCAATGCAAACAGTTTACGGCACGGCAGATCAGGCGCGCGCTTGAAAAGCTCGCCCAAATGGATTTTGATGCAAAACAGGGGATTATCAGCCTGAAGACAGACCTGTACCCGCTGCTTGTGGATATCTATATGAATGCAAACAAAAAAGGCTGA
- a CDS encoding MBL fold metallo-hydrolase has translation MKLTILGKYGPYPRRGGATTSYLIECGGKRVLLDAGSGSLSRLQQFCALDDLDLIVLTHLHSDHCSDMFVLRYALKDKLLPVLLPHTPEKEYGILHACPCFEAMEISESLDFTIPETNVKLSFCRTIHPVECYAVKFREGQDSFVFSGDSRYTDHLTDFCSGAVTFLCDSGFLSAEENTGALPHMYVREAAFTARRAGVGRLLLTHINPSYEEEMLLSEAAEVFRPVEIVEEMKQYHI, from the coding sequence ATGAAACTTACGATACTCGGGAAATATGGTCCTTATCCCAGGCGGGGAGGCGCGACTACCTCTTATTTGATAGAATGCGGAGGGAAAAGGGTGCTGCTCGATGCGGGCAGCGGAAGCCTTTCCCGATTGCAGCAATTTTGTGCGCTCGACGATCTTGATCTTATTGTGTTGACCCATCTGCACTCCGACCACTGCAGCGATATGTTTGTTTTGCGGTATGCGCTGAAGGATAAGTTGCTTCCTGTTTTGCTTCCGCATACGCCGGAAAAGGAATATGGGATACTGCACGCCTGTCCATGTTTCGAGGCAATGGAGATTTCGGAGTCGCTGGACTTTACAATACCGGAAACAAACGTCAAGCTTTCGTTCTGCAGAACGATCCATCCTGTAGAATGTTACGCGGTTAAGTTTCGGGAAGGACAAGACAGCTTCGTATTTTCAGGCGATTCCCGGTATACCGACCATCTAACGGATTTTTGCAGCGGAGCGGTCACTTTTTTGTGCGACAGCGGCTTTTTATCTGCCGAGGAAAATACAGGAGCGCTTCCGCATATGTATGTTCGCGAGGCGGCCTTTACGGCCCGGAGGGCCGGCGTGGGGCGTTTGCTGCTTACGCATATCAATCCCTCTTATGAAGAGGAAATGCTTCTGAGCGAGGCGGCAGAAGTGTTCAGGCCGGTGGAAATAGTAGAGGAAATGAAACAATATCATATATAA
- a CDS encoding ABC transporter ATP-binding protein — MGHLLWVKDIEKIYGSSRNVTKALNGLSFCVDSGEFVGIMGPSGSGKTTLLNCISAIDTVTTGHIYIDGTDVTQIKPGDIARFRREQLGFVFQEFSLIDSLTAYENISLALTINGVPYQELRVLVAQVADALEISGILGKYPGELSGGQKQRVAAARAIVTQPALVLADEPTGALDSRAARRMLESFSDMNKRFRTTLLMVTHDAAAASYCSRILFLRDGGIFTELRRGSLARGAFFKKALDVVSLMGGDAEDAG, encoded by the coding sequence ATGGGACATTTGCTTTGGGTGAAAGACATAGAGAAAATATACGGAAGCAGCAGGAATGTCACAAAAGCCCTTAACGGACTCAGCTTCTGTGTGGACAGTGGTGAGTTTGTAGGTATTATGGGACCGTCCGGCAGCGGGAAGACGACTTTGCTTAATTGTATCTCCGCAATTGATACCGTGACAACCGGGCACATCTATATCGATGGGACCGACGTGACACAGATAAAACCGGGGGATATCGCGCGGTTTCGGCGGGAACAGCTGGGATTCGTTTTTCAGGAATTCAGCCTGATCGATTCGCTGACCGCTTATGAAAATATATCGCTTGCGCTTACGATCAATGGAGTGCCCTATCAAGAGCTTCGTGTTCTCGTAGCGCAGGTGGCGGATGCACTTGAAATCAGCGGCATCCTGGGTAAATATCCGGGGGAATTATCCGGGGGCCAGAAGCAACGCGTAGCGGCTGCACGGGCAATTGTGACACAGCCCGCGTTAGTGCTTGCGGATGAACCGACAGGCGCGCTCGATTCCCGTGCGGCGCGCAGGATGCTTGAAAGCTTTTCCGATATGAACAAACGGTTCCGCACTACGCTCCTGATGGTAACGCACGATGCGGCTGCGGCAAGCTACTGCAGCCGTATCCTGTTTCTGAGGGACGGGGGAATTTTTACGGAACTCCGGCGCGGCAGTCTTGCGCGCGGCGCGTTTTTTAAAAAGGCGCTGGATGTCGTTTCGCTCATGGGAGGAGATGCGGAGGATGCCGGTTGA
- the rpsT gene encoding 30S ribosomal protein S20: MPNIKSAKKRVKVIAKKTLQNKMIKSALKTDLKKFEAAVAGNEANASDLYKDAVSAVDKAALKGTIHKNKANRTKAQLAKKLNSKAE; the protein is encoded by the coding sequence ATGCCTAACATTAAATCAGCAAAAAAGCGCGTAAAGGTAATTGCCAAAAAGACTTTGCAGAACAAAATGATTAAGTCCGCACTTAAGACGGATCTGAAGAAATTTGAAGCTGCGGTCGCTGGAAATGAAGCAAATGCAAGCGATCTCTATAAAGACGCTGTCAGCGCGGTAGATAAGGCTGCTTTAAAAGGTACGATCCATAAGAATAAAGCAAATCGTACCAAAGCACAGCTGGCAAAAAAGTTAAACAGCAAAGCTGAATAA
- a CDS encoding GerMN domain-containing protein — protein sequence MKRLLAILLAGALLLSGCSVVREDTNQQNNYAEADMVMQEVNLDPSIIINPALYFLDKSKSELTLAAETRKLTVGQNERAEKRIIEAILEGPSTENYGPVANGFSYEGIEILPNLINVFLNTDSEKTDEEITIMELAVVSTLVDFSGVSYINIFVNGVQSGYESRPIGVLQKPKGTLQEEQTKIEQRARMEKPSMDIMLYFLDRTEQFLVPEARSFQFETNDPEEMVSAVVQAMMRGPENTYQHMPVIDKTIAELLGTEIVTLEDGQAVVRLNFNKAPVAITQQFNDGEKIAALALAKTIIGFMPDINGIEIYVNGSPQAEPVVYTQSMSDELLGNNILLYFPNSTYTLFMSVERMVAQETAGYPEEILAELMRGPAGLDDKDVSPAFLSGISMDDVNDVYLAEDTAVVDFKASISDKLKGISRKDESMMIYSIVNTLTNIENIKRVQFLLDGERVESLGGGIINVADPLLKNPGIIKDE from the coding sequence ATGAAACGGTTATTGGCCATCCTACTTGCGGGAGCGCTGTTGCTTTCGGGCTGCTCCGTCGTGAGGGAGGATACGAACCAACAAAACAATTATGCGGAAGCAGATATGGTAATGCAGGAAGTCAATTTGGACCCCAGCATTATTATTAATCCTGCCCTTTATTTTTTGGATAAATCAAAATCGGAACTGACGCTTGCGGCGGAAACGCGAAAGCTGACGGTAGGACAGAACGAGCGTGCTGAAAAAAGGATTATTGAAGCGATTTTGGAAGGGCCGTCGACGGAAAATTACGGACCGGTTGCGAACGGATTTTCTTATGAAGGAATTGAAATACTCCCGAATTTGATTAATGTGTTTTTAAACACCGATTCCGAAAAAACGGACGAAGAGATTACGATTATGGAGCTCGCAGTGGTATCGACTCTCGTAGATTTCTCGGGCGTGTCCTATATCAATATTTTTGTTAACGGCGTTCAGTCGGGGTATGAAAGCCGGCCTATCGGCGTGCTGCAAAAACCGAAGGGGACTCTTCAGGAAGAACAGACGAAGATCGAGCAGCGGGCCCGCATGGAAAAGCCGTCTATGGACATCATGCTCTATTTTCTGGACCGGACAGAGCAGTTTTTAGTGCCGGAGGCAAGGAGCTTCCAGTTTGAAACGAATGACCCGGAAGAAATGGTCAGTGCTGTTGTACAAGCAATGATGCGCGGGCCGGAGAACACCTATCAGCATATGCCTGTGATCGATAAAACCATAGCCGAGCTGCTTGGGACGGAGATTGTCACCCTTGAAGATGGACAGGCCGTCGTACGCCTTAATTTTAACAAGGCGCCTGTGGCGATCACGCAGCAATTCAACGACGGGGAAAAAATCGCTGCTCTGGCGCTGGCAAAAACGATCATTGGGTTTATGCCGGATATAAACGGGATAGAAATATATGTGAACGGCAGTCCACAGGCGGAGCCGGTCGTCTATACTCAATCGATGAGCGACGAATTACTGGGGAACAATATTCTTCTATACTTTCCAAATTCCACATATACACTGTTTATGAGTGTGGAGCGCATGGTAGCGCAGGAAACGGCGGGTTATCCGGAAGAAATACTCGCAGAGCTGATGCGCGGCCCGGCGGGCTTGGATGATAAGGATGTGAGTCCCGCCTTTTTGTCGGGGATATCAATGGACGATGTCAACGACGTCTATCTTGCAGAGGATACGGCGGTGGTTGACTTTAAAGCCTCGATTTCCGATAAGTTGAAGGGGATCAGCAGGAAAGATGAATCGATGATGATTTATTCTATTGTCAATACGCTGACGAATATTGAGAATATCAAACGGGTCCAGTTCCTGCTTGACGGAGAGCGCGTGGAAAGCCTTGGAGGCGGAATCATCAATGTGGCCGATCCGCTGCTTAAAAATCCAGGAATCATCAAGGACGAATAA
- a CDS encoding GerMN domain-containing protein, whose product MKQWKKLVCIALCCLSFLGIAACTQQSEAPSAVPSEEAAIQINPLPEAVSKDKETARLYFGYMQEALLIGEVRVFSVPINENSEASIIAELIKGPSTARTDLTQLINPNTKVVNVTQDGTFLSVTLSQDFLTPPEDTSADGTENEAYEKTRKMLAAYSIVNTIVEQGNFSRVQIYIDDDGTGTGRPLTLEEAGLDGEGTTEALERKGDLDLNGRNTLREIMSCIENKDWNMLYRYISFKNLYGEDKPSLEDFKSEITAAKLVISDVEIGDEIQSADDLTEVVMASYVLKLRDGDAKTVSNVPLRLILENDVWKMTYTTFKRNFLS is encoded by the coding sequence ATGAAGCAATGGAAAAAACTTGTTTGTATCGCATTATGCTGCCTCTCTTTTTTGGGGATTGCGGCCTGCACGCAGCAGAGCGAGGCGCCGTCCGCTGTGCCTTCGGAGGAAGCGGCGATTCAAATCAATCCGCTTCCGGAAGCGGTCAGCAAAGACAAGGAAACAGCCCGTTTATATTTTGGGTATATGCAGGAGGCTCTCCTGATTGGTGAAGTCCGTGTGTTTTCCGTTCCTATTAATGAAAATTCCGAGGCTTCCATTATTGCGGAACTGATAAAAGGGCCTTCGACTGCGCGTACCGATTTAACCCAGCTGATTAATCCCAATACCAAAGTGGTAAATGTCACGCAGGACGGCACATTTCTTTCCGTAACGCTCAGCCAGGACTTTTTAACGCCGCCGGAGGATACCTCGGCTGACGGGACAGAAAACGAGGCATACGAAAAAACGAGGAAAATGCTGGCCGCCTATTCTATCGTAAATACGATTGTGGAGCAGGGAAATTTTTCGCGGGTGCAGATTTACATCGACGACGACGGCACGGGTACGGGACGGCCGCTGACGCTAGAGGAGGCGGGCCTGGACGGGGAAGGAACCACGGAGGCGCTGGAACGCAAAGGAGACCTCGACCTGAACGGGCGGAATACTTTGCGCGAGATCATGAGCTGCATTGAAAATAAGGATTGGAATATGCTGTACCGCTACATTTCTTTTAAAAATCTTTACGGGGAAGACAAACCTTCACTTGAAGATTTCAAGAGCGAAATCACAGCGGCCAAGCTTGTCATTTCGGATGTTGAAATCGGGGATGAGATACAAAGCGCGGACGACCTCACCGAGGTGGTAATGGCCAGCTATGTCTTAAAGCTGCGTGATGGGGATGCAAAGACGGTTTCCAACGTCCCGCTCCGCCTGATCCTGGAAAATGATGTGTGGAAAATGACGTATACCACATTCAAACGGAATTTTTTGTCGTAG
- a CDS encoding sensor histidine kinase, which produces MAIILRTNKLLYSIRWQFAVIYLILVGIVFGLVSVAVSSLVEDYLVNQRVSALTKAANSTAVQVAPYLSDDDAGTIYDIVVNNGNDSGGRFLVLNSSGIVVVDSFSDLNGVKLSDREVNDILYGRNSSSYGFHSISDPSGDFWAVYCTSSIVHNGQIIGAVLYSSSIQDVVNATGMLQERTLAIFLLACGIIIIISLFTTNLITKPIKKLTDVAIKISNGDLSQRANIRGKGEVAELAQTFDMMCGRIQNMDQQRSEFVSDASHELKTPLASMKILVESMLYQDNVPEEVYKEFLGDINGEIDRMNSLITDLLLLSKMDSDIVTINLEKVRISSIVNKCVNALEPIARERNIRVRTDLSDDFELECDPLKLRQAINNLIENAIKYTGDGGHVFVTTKHHGGEGAVRIEDNGVGMSPEHLEHIFERFYRVDKARSRETGGTGLGLHIVRRIALMHGGRVDVESQEGKGSVFTLVVPLVQHTEDIL; this is translated from the coding sequence TTGGCTATTATTTTACGAACAAATAAGCTGCTATACTCTATTAGATGGCAATTTGCCGTCATCTACCTGATCCTTGTAGGAATCGTATTTGGGCTGGTGTCTGTTGCGGTTTCATCGCTGGTAGAAGATTATCTGGTCAACCAGCGTGTTTCAGCGCTGACAAAGGCGGCCAACAGCACTGCGGTTCAGGTAGCGCCGTATCTTTCGGATGATGATGCGGGTACGATATATGACATCGTGGTCAATAATGGGAATGATTCCGGCGGCCGTTTTCTGGTGCTGAACAGTTCCGGGATTGTTGTTGTTGACAGTTTTTCCGATCTGAACGGGGTTAAGTTGTCAGACCGGGAGGTAAACGATATTTTGTATGGCCGGAATTCATCTTCCTATGGATTTCATTCCATCAGTGATCCCAGCGGGGATTTCTGGGCCGTTTATTGCACGTCTTCTATTGTCCACAATGGCCAGATTATAGGAGCCGTGCTTTATTCTTCCAGCATTCAGGATGTGGTCAATGCGACCGGTATGCTGCAGGAGCGTACGCTTGCCATATTCTTGCTCGCCTGCGGAATTATTATTATCATCAGCCTTTTTACAACGAATCTGATTACCAAACCGATTAAAAAACTGACCGACGTTGCGATAAAGATTTCCAACGGAGATCTTTCTCAACGGGCGAATATCCGCGGAAAGGGCGAGGTCGCCGAGTTGGCGCAGACTTTTGATATGATGTGCGGCCGGATTCAGAATATGGACCAGCAGAGGAGCGAATTCGTATCGGATGCTTCCCATGAACTGAAAACTCCGCTTGCCTCTATGAAAATACTGGTGGAATCGATGCTGTATCAGGACAATGTGCCGGAAGAAGTGTATAAGGAATTTCTGGGTGATATCAACGGAGAAATAGACCGGATGAACAGCCTGATTACGGATCTCCTTCTGCTCTCCAAGATGGACAGCGACATCGTGACAATCAATCTTGAAAAGGTACGGATTTCTTCTATTGTAAATAAATGTGTCAATGCGCTTGAACCGATTGCACGGGAGCGCAATATCAGAGTCAGGACAGACCTCAGCGACGATTTCGAACTGGAATGCGATCCGCTGAAATTACGGCAGGCAATCAATAATCTGATTGAAAATGCAATTAAATATACAGGCGACGGCGGTCATGTGTTTGTGACGACAAAGCATCATGGCGGCGAGGGAGCCGTACGTATTGAAGACAATGGAGTCGGGATGAGCCCCGAACATTTGGAGCATATCTTTGAACGTTTTTACCGGGTGGATAAGGCGCGTTCCCGCGAAACCGGAGGAACGGGCCTCGGCCTTCATATTGTGCGCCGGATCGCCCTGATGCATGGCGGACGCGTAGACGTGGAAAGCCAGGAAGGCAAAGGCTCTGTGTTCACGCTTGTGGTTCCGCTGGTCCAGCATACGGAGGACATATTATGA